In Leptodesmis sichuanensis A121, the following are encoded in one genomic region:
- a CDS encoding filamentous hemagglutinin N-terminal domain-containing protein — translation MKHFWAYTAISALVLAEAINFASPISAQAQSITAAPDGTGTIVAPNGNTYNITGGTQTGTNLFHSFQQFGLTSGEAANFIANPSVQNVLGRVTGGNPSVINGLIQLTGSKANLYLMNPAGIVFGRNASLDVPASFTATTATAIGFRPGITGYPDDWFNASGANTYSQLGGAPSTFAFTVPKAGAVVNAGNLAVAPGRTLTLLGGTVTNTGTLTGGKVTVLEVTGEKLIRIQQGGNLLSLDLPLVVKNSVNPLPYTPQSLPELLTGGEASNATQITVEDGVVKLSGSGATVETGPATP, via the coding sequence ATGAAACACTTTTGGGCTTACACGGCAATTTCTGCACTGGTTCTCGCCGAGGCTATTAATTTTGCCTCTCCCATCTCTGCTCAGGCTCAGTCAATCACAGCAGCTCCCGATGGTACGGGGACGATCGTTGCCCCAAATGGTAATACTTACAACATTACGGGCGGTACTCAGACGGGAACAAACCTATTTCATAGTTTTCAACAGTTTGGCCTGACATCTGGAGAAGCGGCCAACTTCATTGCCAATCCCTCTGTACAAAATGTATTAGGTCGGGTAACAGGTGGCAATCCTTCCGTCATCAACGGCTTGATTCAGTTGACGGGCAGTAAAGCCAACCTGTATCTGATGAATCCTGCAGGAATTGTCTTCGGTCGCAATGCCAGTTTAGATGTGCCGGCTTCATTCACCGCAACGACGGCTACCGCGATCGGCTTTCGTCCTGGCATTACTGGTTATCCTGATGACTGGTTTAATGCGTCTGGAGCCAACACCTATTCCCAATTGGGAGGTGCTCCTTCGACCTTTGCCTTTACTGTTCCAAAGGCTGGGGCAGTGGTGAATGCAGGAAACCTGGCTGTTGCTCCTGGACGAACCCTGACGCTGCTGGGAGGAACCGTCACCAATACTGGAACTCTTACGGGTGGGAAGGTGACCGTCTTAGAAGTTACTGGCGAAAAGCTGATCCGAATACAACAGGGCGGCAACCTGCTATCCCTGGATTTACCTTTGGTGGTCAAAAATTCGGTCAACCCGCTCCCCTATACTCCCCAATCGCTGCCGGAATTGCTAACTGGGGGAGAAGCCTCCAATGCCACCCAAATTACAGTTGAAGATGGAGTTGTGAAATTGTCTGGCTCCGGAGCAACGGTAGAAACTGGCCCTGCTACTCCTTAA